One part of the Nostoc sp. PCC 7120 = FACHB-418 genome encodes these proteins:
- a CDS encoding response regulator, which translates to MKTVLIVEDDLINARVFSKILTKRGGLGVKHTENVDEVMKIAQLGEADLILMDVSLSRSVYQGKSVDGIKITQMLKSDPQTANLPVILVTAHAMEGDRENFLRLSGADGYISKPVVDHQQFVDQIIALLPSDNH; encoded by the coding sequence ATGAAAACTGTTTTGATTGTCGAAGACGATCTAATTAATGCTCGTGTTTTTTCCAAAATTTTGACCAAGCGCGGTGGCTTAGGCGTGAAACATACTGAAAATGTAGATGAGGTGATGAAAATTGCTCAGTTAGGAGAGGCAGACCTGATTTTGATGGATGTTTCTCTATCTAGGAGTGTTTATCAAGGTAAATCTGTGGATGGGATCAAGATTACACAAATGTTAAAATCTGACCCCCAAACAGCCAACTTACCAGTAATTCTCGTCACAGCACACGCTATGGAAGGCGATCGCGAGAATTTTCTCCGGCTGAGTGGTGCTGATGGCTACATATCTAAGCCTGTTGTAGACCACCAGCAATTCGTTGACCAAATCATAGCTCTCCTCCCCAGTGACAACCACTGA
- a CDS encoding tetratricopeptide repeat protein yields MPKHVSLISLLVVCGLWSMPQAAHAQALIPHTLQLDPAKLEKQGLSLAQEAAQLGQFQQYELALARARLASQLAPGNDKVWFLLGGLQLQTKNFDGAIASLNRSKTINPKNADVLFALGSANFQQKKYQAAIEHYQAGLALKPNEADGLFDLGNAYYMIGRLPDAIAQYNKAVAQDRKFWPAINNIGLINYEQGNVSEAIKRWQTAVSIDKQAAEPLLALAVALYTKGDRQQGISLGEAALRIDPRYANIDFLKENLWGDRLLSDTKQFLELPRIQAALGQRESAPTPRR; encoded by the coding sequence GTGCCTAAACACGTTAGTTTAATTTCTCTTCTGGTTGTCTGTGGTTTATGGAGTATGCCCCAAGCAGCTCATGCACAGGCATTGATACCTCATACATTGCAACTAGATCCTGCAAAGTTGGAAAAGCAAGGGTTGAGTTTAGCCCAAGAAGCGGCTCAACTGGGACAGTTCCAGCAGTATGAGTTGGCTTTAGCAAGAGCAAGACTGGCTAGCCAGTTAGCTCCTGGGAATGATAAAGTGTGGTTTCTCTTGGGTGGTTTGCAGTTGCAAACTAAAAATTTTGATGGAGCGATCGCATCTCTCAATAGGTCAAAAACAATCAATCCCAAGAATGCTGATGTCTTGTTTGCTTTAGGCTCGGCTAATTTTCAACAAAAAAAATATCAAGCAGCTATTGAACATTACCAAGCAGGTTTGGCATTAAAACCCAATGAAGCAGATGGATTGTTTGATTTAGGAAACGCCTATTACATGATAGGACGACTGCCAGACGCGATCGCTCAATACAACAAAGCTGTAGCTCAAGATAGAAAATTCTGGCCAGCAATTAACAACATCGGCTTAATCAACTACGAACAAGGTAACGTAAGCGAAGCAATTAAGCGATGGCAAACTGCTGTTTCCATTGATAAACAAGCCGCAGAACCATTACTAGCCCTAGCAGTGGCGCTGTACACCAAAGGCGATCGCCAACAGGGTATATCTTTAGGAGAAGCCGCACTCCGGATTGATCCGCGCTATGCCAACATAGATTTTCTCAAAGAGAATTTGTGGGGCGATCGCTTATTGTCTGATACGAAACAATTCTTGGAATTACCGCGCATTCAAGCAGCTCTAGGGCAGCGAGAAAGCGCGCCTACTCCTAGACGGTGA
- a CDS encoding efflux RND transporter periplasmic adaptor subunit, translating into MTTETTHPVDSPLLLPQTKKKAKINWLSWLIVLGIVGGIGYAIYYQITVVPRQQARSRVLTQAVERQTLPITVSANGTVKPERSVNLSPKNSGILKQLLVKEGDVVKQGQVLAYMDDSNLRGQLISAQGQLAQAQANLQKVQAGNRPQDIGQSQAQLDEALANLRKLEAGNRPQDIAQAQARLKSAQASLTQTEDDLRRNQQLYNDGAIALQVVNQKRTERDSAQAQVNEAQQALALQQAGSRQEDIEQARATVRQRQEALALLKAGNRREDIDAARAQVTSARGSLQNTQAQINDTVLRAPFDGIVTQKYADPGAFVTPTTSGSAVSSATSSSILALASRNEVVANLSESNIAKIRLGQKVTITADAYPGRTFEGKVSQIAAQATVEQNVTSFQVKVSLTDPQRLLRSGMNVSAEFQAGQLDNALVVPTAAVVRRENATGVFVSGANNQPVFTPIKTGATVNSFTEVKSGLKGNERVLLSFPPGMRPQSTPRGGVFPGVGGGAGGRSSGGRSRNAAP; encoded by the coding sequence ATGACAACTGAGACAACCCACCCCGTAGATTCACCATTATTGCTGCCACAGACCAAGAAAAAAGCCAAAATTAATTGGCTTTCTTGGCTGATTGTCTTGGGGATTGTGGGTGGTATCGGCTACGCGATTTATTATCAAATCACAGTAGTTCCTCGTCAGCAAGCTAGAAGCAGGGTACTTACACAGGCCGTAGAAAGGCAGACTCTACCAATTACAGTTTCTGCAAATGGAACCGTTAAACCTGAACGGTCAGTCAACCTCAGCCCGAAGAATTCTGGCATACTCAAACAACTGCTAGTGAAGGAAGGTGATGTTGTCAAACAAGGGCAAGTCTTAGCCTACATGGATGATTCCAACTTGCGAGGACAACTGATCTCTGCACAGGGGCAGTTAGCACAAGCACAGGCAAACTTGCAAAAGGTACAAGCGGGGAATCGCCCTCAAGATATCGGACAATCTCAGGCTCAGTTAGATGAAGCATTGGCGAATTTACGCAAGCTAGAAGCAGGCAATAGGCCGCAGGATATTGCTCAAGCCCAAGCACGTTTAAAAAGCGCGCAAGCTAGCTTAACTCAAACAGAAGACGATTTACGCCGTAATCAGCAACTTTATAATGATGGGGCGATCGCTCTACAAGTGGTCAATCAAAAACGTACAGAACGGGACAGCGCTCAAGCCCAAGTCAATGAAGCCCAGCAAGCATTGGCTTTACAACAAGCCGGTTCACGCCAAGAAGACATCGAGCAAGCAAGGGCTACAGTCAGACAGAGACAGGAAGCTTTGGCGCTGCTAAAAGCGGGGAACCGCCGAGAAGATATTGACGCAGCTAGAGCGCAGGTAACATCAGCTCGTGGTTCCCTACAAAATACCCAAGCTCAAATCAACGACACCGTACTTCGTGCGCCATTTGATGGTATTGTGACCCAAAAGTACGCTGATCCAGGTGCTTTCGTCACACCCACAACCTCAGGAAGTGCTGTTTCTTCCGCCACTTCTTCTTCAATTTTGGCGTTAGCTTCACGTAATGAAGTTGTAGCCAATTTATCTGAATCGAATATTGCCAAAATTCGCTTAGGTCAAAAAGTTACAATTACCGCAGATGCCTATCCAGGTAGAACCTTTGAAGGTAAAGTTAGTCAGATTGCTGCTCAAGCCACAGTAGAGCAGAATGTCACCAGTTTTCAAGTCAAAGTATCATTGACAGATCCGCAAAGATTATTGCGATCGGGGATGAATGTGTCAGCAGAATTCCAAGCTGGTCAATTAGATAATGCTTTAGTGGTACCCACAGCCGCAGTTGTGCGCCGGGAAAATGCCACAGGTGTTTTTGTTTCAGGAGCAAACAACCAACCAGTGTTTACTCCGATTAAAACTGGAGCAACTGTTAATAGTTTTACTGAAGTTAAATCTGGCTTGAAAGGTAACGAGAGAGTGCTGCTCAGTTTCCCTCCAGGAATGCGACCCCAATCAACACCAAGAGGAGGAGTTTTTCCAGGGGTAGGCGGTGGTGCTGGTGGTCGTTCTTCCGGTGGTCGTTCCCGTAATGCTGCGCCTTAA
- a CDS encoding ABC transporter permease — MFKGFYKKNNTRTVPFLEILLMAAETLWSNKLRTGLTMLGVIIGIASVIAITSVGQGVQKSVEQQIQALGTDVIQILAGAPRSGNVRQGLGSTSTLTWEDAKAIAQQAPSAEIVSAYLQRNAQVVYGGENTSTTIYGTDLNYPEARNTHPQEGRYFTQQELDSSAQVAVIGPTVQRTLFGQGGTPIGEKIRIQGEAYDVIGITEPKGSQGPMDRDDQIFIPLTSMSKRLVGNNALTGVSVSGILVKSSNQEQLEAAQFQVTNILRLRHNIYPPQADDFRLTNQADIVSTFTNVVGLFTIMVVAIAGISLVVGGIGIANIMLVSVVERTREIGIRKAVGATNSAILNQFLAEAIVISIVGGGIGIGGGILIAFASATIFKFPFVISIISIIVGFGLSLTVGLIAGVIPARNASKLDPITALRSD; from the coding sequence ATGTTTAAGGGTTTTTATAAAAAAAATAATACTCGTACCGTTCCATTTTTAGAAATATTGTTAATGGCGGCTGAGACCCTGTGGAGTAATAAATTACGCACAGGGTTAACTATGTTGGGTGTAATTATCGGTATTGCTTCAGTTATTGCTATCACTTCCGTAGGTCAGGGGGTGCAGAAGAGTGTGGAGCAGCAAATTCAAGCTTTGGGAACAGATGTTATACAAATTTTGGCGGGTGCGCCTAGAAGTGGCAATGTCCGACAGGGTTTAGGTTCTACCAGTACATTAACTTGGGAAGATGCAAAAGCGATCGCCCAACAAGCACCCTCAGCTGAGATTGTTTCTGCTTACCTCCAGCGCAACGCTCAAGTTGTTTATGGTGGGGAGAACACTTCTACCACAATTTACGGCACAGATTTAAACTACCCAGAAGCGAGAAATACTCACCCCCAAGAAGGAAGATATTTTACTCAACAAGAATTGGATTCATCCGCACAAGTTGCAGTGATTGGGCCGACAGTCCAGAGAACACTGTTTGGCCAGGGTGGTACACCCATAGGTGAGAAAATTCGTATTCAAGGAGAGGCTTATGATGTGATTGGAATTACGGAACCAAAGGGTTCTCAAGGCCCGATGGATAGAGATGACCAAATATTTATTCCTCTGACAAGTATGTCAAAGCGGCTGGTGGGAAACAATGCCCTGACTGGCGTTTCGGTAAGTGGCATTTTAGTAAAATCTAGTAATCAGGAACAGTTAGAGGCGGCACAATTTCAAGTTACAAATATCTTACGTTTGCGTCATAATATCTATCCGCCACAAGCCGATGATTTCCGCCTGACTAACCAAGCCGACATTGTGAGTACCTTCACAAACGTAGTGGGTTTATTTACGATTATGGTAGTGGCGATCGCCGGCATTTCCCTAGTTGTTGGTGGTATAGGCATTGCCAATATTATGCTAGTCTCCGTTGTGGAACGAACACGGGAAATCGGCATTCGTAAAGCCGTAGGAGCCACAAATTCAGCTATTCTTAATCAGTTTTTAGCCGAGGCGATCGTCATTTCTATTGTTGGCGGCGGCATAGGTATAGGCGGGGGAATTTTAATTGCTTTTGCTTCTGCTACTATATTCAAATTTCCCTTTGTAATATCTATTATTTCCATTATTGTTGGCTTTGGACTCTCACTCACCGTTGGCTTAATTGCCGGAGTGATTCCCGCTAGAAATGCCTCTAAACTAGACCCTATTACTGCATTACGTAGTGATTAG
- a CDS encoding ABC transporter ATP-binding protein: MTTMIWMESITKTYQLGEVSVPILKGIQLGIEEGEYVSIMGASGSGKSTLMNIMGCLDRPSAGHYIFEGRNLTTYDDDELAYIRNQRIGFVFQQFNLLSRATALENVMLPMVYANLPKRKRRERALEALKKVGLGERILNRPSQLSGGQQQRVAIARALVNRPALVLADEPTGALDTETSYEVMSLLTELNQQGITIVIVTHEPDIAAQTKRVIRVQDGLIVST; this comes from the coding sequence ATGACAACAATGATTTGGATGGAATCTATTACTAAAACCTACCAATTAGGAGAAGTCAGCGTTCCTATACTTAAAGGTATTCAACTTGGTATTGAAGAAGGAGAATATGTTTCGATTATGGGTGCGTCAGGTTCTGGTAAATCTACACTCATGAATATTATGGGATGTTTGGATCGTCCTAGTGCCGGACATTATATTTTTGAAGGTAGAAATCTAACTACTTATGATGATGATGAATTAGCCTATATACGCAATCAACGCATAGGTTTTGTATTTCAACAGTTTAATTTACTATCACGGGCGACAGCTTTAGAAAATGTGATGCTACCGATGGTTTACGCTAACTTACCTAAACGCAAACGTCGTGAAAGAGCATTAGAAGCATTAAAAAAAGTAGGATTGGGAGAACGGATTCTCAATCGTCCCAGCCAACTTTCTGGGGGACAACAACAACGAGTGGCTATTGCTCGTGCTTTAGTAAATCGACCAGCTTTAGTTTTAGCTGATGAGCCTACAGGAGCTTTAGACACCGAAACATCTTATGAAGTGATGAGTTTATTGACTGAATTGAATCAACAAGGAATTACGATTGTCATTGTTACCCATGAACCAGATATTGCGGCTCAAACTAAAAGAGTAATTCGAGTTCAAGATGGTTTAATAGTATCAACATAA
- a CDS encoding chlorophyll a/b-binding protein: MSDTTKGTQLIVSKRNAWFMGFNHQSESWNGRLAMIGFLAAIAIEFFSGQGFLHFWNIL, translated from the coding sequence ATATCGGACACTACAAAAGGTACTCAATTGATTGTCAGTAAACGTAATGCTTGGTTCATGGGCTTTAATCATCAATCTGAAAGCTGGAACGGTCGTCTAGCAATGATCGGCTTTTTGGCTGCCATTGCGATTGAATTCTTTTCCGGCCAAGGCTTTCTCCATTTTTGGAATATTTTGTAG
- a CDS encoding allophycocyanin subunit alpha — MSLIIKSILNADAEARYFRPGELAQIKGFNASAASRLRLVQALTENRERIVKQSANQLFQKRPDIVSPGGNAYGQDMTATCLRDMDYYLRLITYSIVAGDSTPIQEIGVIGVREMYRSLGTPIEAVAESIRAMKYVATSMMSVEDRAEVDTYFDYLIGAMQ, encoded by the coding sequence ATGAGTCTGATTATAAAGTCGATTCTCAATGCAGATGCTGAAGCCCGCTATTTCAGACCTGGTGAGCTTGCACAGATCAAAGGATTCAACGCCAGTGCGGCCAGTCGTCTCCGCCTCGTTCAGGCTTTAACTGAGAACAGAGAACGCATTGTTAAGCAATCCGCAAATCAACTATTTCAAAAACGTCCAGATATTGTCTCGCCTGGCGGCAATGCCTACGGTCAAGACATGACGGCAACTTGCTTACGGGATATGGATTACTACCTACGCCTGATTACTTACAGTATTGTGGCTGGTGACTCTACACCAATTCAAGAGATTGGGGTCATTGGTGTCCGCGAAATGTATAGATCCCTGGGGACTCCAATTGAGGCTGTAGCTGAGAGTATCCGTGCCATGAAGTATGTTGCTACGTCCATGATGTCAGTTGAAGATAGAGCAGAAGTTGATACTTACTTTGATTATTTAATAGGTGCTATGCAGTAA
- a CDS encoding efflux RND transporter periplasmic adaptor subunit, protein MTAYIEVPMIGKVKYPARWLVGLAAIGVLVVGSTTTYKIVQQGNSKQDVTQLTVPVESKNVTIRITASGKVVPVQSVNLSPKNPGVLAQLYVEQGDRVEQGQIIARMDVGEIEAQIAQHRANVAQAQAQLDEARAGNRPQEIAQSQARLAQAQAQLAESVAGNRPQEVAKAQSQVDAAQARVNYTSEQVKRYQYLFNQGAERKQLFDQAVSEDKSARANLAEAQKQLSLLQSGTRSEVISAKEAAVTEARAALVLSQEGSRPEEIAQRQAAVKAAQAQLAAAQVRLADTIIRAPFSGIVTQKYANVGAFVTPTTSASTSASATSSSIVALARGVEILAQVPEADIGRIKQGQQVEIVADAYPDEVFQGRVRLIAPEAVIEQGVTSFQVRVAIDTGVDKLRSGLNVDLTFLGDRVNNALVLPTVSIVTEDGKTGVLVPDGQNKPQFREVTIGAQIQDQTQVLSGLKTGDRVFVDLPQDYRIQQAKEKANQ, encoded by the coding sequence ATGACTGCGTACATAGAAGTTCCGATGATTGGTAAAGTTAAATATCCGGCGCGCTGGCTGGTGGGACTAGCAGCTATTGGTGTTTTAGTAGTTGGCTCGACCACAACCTACAAGATAGTCCAACAGGGAAATAGTAAGCAAGATGTAACGCAACTAACGGTTCCGGTAGAATCCAAGAATGTGACTATCAGAATTACCGCCAGTGGTAAAGTTGTGCCGGTGCAGAGTGTGAATCTTAGCCCAAAAAACCCTGGTGTGCTGGCGCAGTTATATGTAGAACAAGGCGATCGCGTGGAGCAGGGACAGATCATTGCCCGGATGGATGTAGGTGAGATCGAAGCACAAATTGCTCAACATCGTGCCAATGTAGCCCAAGCCCAAGCCCAGTTAGATGAAGCTAGGGCGGGGAATCGTCCTCAAGAAATTGCTCAGTCTCAAGCGCGTCTAGCCCAAGCCCAAGCTCAATTAGCTGAGTCGGTGGCGGGGAATCGTCCCCAAGAAGTTGCTAAAGCCCAATCTCAAGTTGATGCAGCCCAAGCCAGGGTAAATTACACATCGGAACAGGTAAAACGTTATCAATATCTCTTTAACCAAGGGGCAGAGAGAAAACAATTATTTGATCAAGCCGTCAGTGAAGACAAAAGTGCTAGAGCTAATTTAGCAGAAGCACAAAAGCAATTATCCCTATTGCAAAGTGGGACGCGGAGTGAGGTGATCTCTGCAAAGGAAGCTGCTGTCACCGAAGCACGGGCAGCATTAGTACTTTCACAAGAAGGTAGCCGCCCCGAAGAAATTGCCCAACGTCAAGCAGCTGTGAAAGCAGCCCAAGCACAGCTAGCAGCCGCCCAAGTTAGATTAGCAGATACAATTATTCGCGCCCCCTTCTCTGGCATAGTGACTCAGAAGTACGCCAACGTGGGTGCTTTCGTCACTCCTACAACCTCCGCTTCCACTAGTGCTTCTGCAACTTCTAGTTCCATTGTGGCGTTAGCCAGGGGTGTAGAAATCTTGGCGCAGGTTCCAGAAGCTGACATTGGACGCATTAAACAAGGGCAACAAGTAGAAATTGTGGCAGATGCCTATCCTGACGAAGTTTTTCAAGGGCGTGTACGTTTAATTGCCCCGGAGGCGGTCATAGAACAGGGTGTGACATCCTTTCAAGTGCGGGTAGCTATTGATACGGGAGTAGATAAACTACGGTCTGGCTTAAATGTAGATTTAACTTTCTTGGGCGATCGCGTCAATAATGCTCTGGTATTACCGACAGTTTCCATCGTCACGGAAGACGGGAAAACAGGTGTCTTAGTACCAGATGGCCAAAATAAACCCCAGTTTCGAGAAGTGACCATTGGCGCACAAATCCAAGACCAAACTCAAGTTTTATCTGGCTTGAAAACAGGCGATCGCGTGTTTGTTGACTTACCCCAAGATTACAGAATCCAACAGGCCAAAGAAAAAGCAAATCAATGA
- a CDS encoding ABC transporter permease, translated as MNFLESMQMAGKTLLSNKLRSALTMLGIVIGNASVIAMIGIGEGGQRFVQQQLESLGPNVLFVIPGNQATQRISNELPKTLVLADAEAIATQVPTIAAVTVELNSRQVVTYSNRNTNVNIIGTNPNFLRVRDFDVDRGRFFTDIDMKRSNQVAVLGAKLAERLFGNTNPVGQQLRIKNASFQVIGVLEAKGSNLGVDYDDAAMVPIITTANRIVGRTSPYGLEVTFIVASAKNAESVDAAVFQITNLLRQRHKITDEDDFTIRTQKDALQTVGQISSALTIMLAAIAGISLFVGGIGIMNIMLVSVTERTQEIGLRKAIGATEQDILLQFIIESVIVSAIGGLVGTGVGVGGIMLVAALTPLEAAISPVAIATAVGISGAIGLFFGVVPARRAAKLDPIVALRSA; from the coding sequence ATGAACTTCTTAGAAAGTATGCAAATGGCAGGGAAAACCCTGCTGTCCAATAAGCTGCGTAGCGCCCTAACTATGTTGGGCATTGTTATTGGTAATGCCTCAGTCATTGCCATGATTGGGATTGGGGAAGGAGGACAGAGGTTTGTTCAGCAACAGTTAGAGTCACTAGGCCCAAACGTGCTGTTTGTGATTCCAGGGAACCAAGCCACTCAACGCATCTCTAACGAATTACCCAAAACTTTGGTATTAGCAGACGCAGAAGCGATCGCCACCCAAGTACCAACCATCGCCGCCGTGACGGTAGAGTTAAATAGTCGGCAAGTAGTCACCTACAGTAACAGAAATACCAACGTCAATATTATTGGTACAAATCCCAACTTCTTAAGAGTGCGAGATTTTGATGTTGATAGAGGGCGATTTTTTACCGATATAGATATGAAACGCAGCAATCAAGTTGCGGTACTCGGTGCAAAATTAGCCGAAAGACTTTTTGGTAATACAAACCCAGTGGGGCAACAATTACGCATCAAAAATGCCAGCTTTCAAGTTATTGGTGTATTGGAAGCCAAAGGCTCAAATCTTGGTGTCGATTATGATGATGCGGCAATGGTACCAATCATTACCACAGCTAACCGGATTGTGGGGCGTACTTCTCCTTATGGATTAGAGGTAACCTTTATTGTCGCCTCAGCGAAAAATGCCGAGAGTGTAGACGCAGCAGTATTCCAAATTACCAACTTGCTACGACAACGGCACAAAATCACCGATGAAGATGACTTCACCATCCGCACCCAAAAAGATGCCTTGCAGACAGTTGGACAAATCTCCAGTGCATTGACAATTATGTTAGCGGCGATCGCTGGTATATCATTGTTTGTTGGTGGCATTGGCATCATGAATATTATGCTTGTTTCCGTCACTGAGCGCACCCAAGAAATTGGACTCCGCAAAGCCATTGGCGCGACAGAACAAGATATTTTATTGCAATTTATTATTGAATCTGTGATTGTGTCTGCCATTGGTGGCTTAGTGGGGACTGGTGTTGGTGTTGGTGGCATTATGTTAGTGGCAGCCTTAACACCCCTAGAAGCCGCCATTTCTCCTGTAGCCATTGCCACAGCCGTGGGTATTTCTGGGGCGATCGGTTTATTTTTTGGCGTGGTTCCTGCCCGTCGTGCAGCTAAACTTGATCCTATTGTGGCTTTGAGAAGTGCTTAG
- the cobJ gene encoding precorrin-3B C(17)-methyltransferase has product MKKVAPAVVVLGQNSVALARKIMTVLPGATLYGLAGRTSGVDVSLTNFGETLRELFAGGTPIIGICAAGILIRTLAPLISDKRQEPPVVAVAEDGSAVVPLLGGLNGVNDLARRIGEALEVKAAITTTGDIRFRTALLSPPPGYHLANPDDAKKFISDLLAGAQVRLEGTAPWLSNSQLPIDPKGDLTILITERLVTPTANCLVYHPKTVAIAITHSSVTVESIQQLLADAELAPPSIAAVFAPITIAASPVIDAVANTYGVPTRFFSSSQLETLLTEGYNLAEATALTATDKSGQLIASSSHIAIAISPQPIDPDTIGQPRGRLAIIGTGPGGSQWMSPEVKEILQSATDLVGYKTYLDLVGSLADGKQRHESDNREEIARATMALDLAATGRYVAVVSSGDPGIYAMAAAVFEVLDYHFKPEWESINIHVAPGISAMQAAAATIGAPLGHDFCAISLSDILKPWSIIEQRIAAAAKADFVIAFYNPVSKERTWQLTAAKNILLQYRKPSTPIVLARNIGRPGQTVKVITLDQLAADSADMRTVILVGSTRTRSIQRSDGSISVYTPRRYTTD; this is encoded by the coding sequence ATGAAAAAGGTTGCACCTGCTGTTGTAGTATTGGGTCAAAATAGTGTCGCACTAGCCCGTAAAATAATGACTGTCTTACCAGGGGCGACACTATACGGTTTAGCAGGACGCACCTCTGGGGTGGATGTTAGCTTGACGAATTTTGGTGAAACCCTGCGGGAGTTGTTTGCTGGGGGAACGCCGATAATTGGGATTTGTGCGGCTGGTATTCTCATCAGAACATTAGCACCCTTGATTTCCGATAAACGTCAAGAACCGCCAGTGGTGGCTGTGGCGGAGGATGGTAGCGCGGTTGTACCTTTGTTGGGTGGACTCAATGGGGTAAATGACTTGGCGCGGCGCATTGGTGAGGCGCTAGAGGTTAAGGCTGCAATTACAACAACGGGCGATATTCGTTTCCGCACGGCGTTGTTATCTCCTCCCCCTGGATATCATTTAGCAAACCCAGACGATGCAAAAAAGTTTATCTCAGATTTATTAGCAGGGGCGCAGGTAAGATTAGAAGGAACTGCACCTTGGTTAAGTAATAGTCAGTTACCTATCGACCCTAAGGGTGATTTAACTATCTTGATAACTGAACGCCTGGTGACTCCCACAGCTAATTGTTTGGTGTATCATCCCAAAACTGTAGCGATCGCTATCACTCACTCCTCTGTTACTGTAGAATCTATACAGCAGTTACTCGCTGACGCGGAACTCGCACCCCCATCTATCGCCGCAGTATTTGCACCCATCACCATCGCCGCGAGTCCAGTAATTGACGCTGTAGCCAATACCTATGGTGTCCCAACCAGATTTTTCTCTTCCAGCCAACTAGAAACCTTACTCACAGAAGGTTATAACCTCGCTGAAGCCACTGCACTAACCGCCACAGATAAATCTGGTCAACTAATTGCTTCATCTTCTCATATTGCGATCGCCATTTCCCCCCAACCCATCGACCCCGATACCATCGGTCAACCACGGGGGAGGTTAGCTATTATTGGGACTGGCCCTGGTGGTTCACAATGGATGTCTCCAGAGGTGAAAGAAATCCTCCAGTCAGCAACAGACTTAGTTGGTTACAAAACCTATCTAGATTTAGTTGGTTCTCTGGCTGATGGTAAGCAACGTCATGAATCAGACAACCGCGAAGAAATTGCCCGTGCAACGATGGCGCTTGATTTAGCCGCTACTGGGCGATATGTGGCTGTAGTTTCTTCTGGCGACCCTGGTATCTATGCAATGGCTGCGGCTGTGTTTGAAGTACTGGATTATCATTTTAAACCAGAATGGGAAAGCATTAATATTCATGTTGCGCCAGGGATTTCCGCCATGCAGGCCGCCGCAGCCACCATTGGCGCACCTTTGGGGCATGACTTTTGTGCTATTTCCCTATCTGACATCTTAAAACCTTGGTCAATCATTGAACAACGCATTGCCGCAGCAGCCAAGGCTGATTTCGTTATAGCCTTTTACAATCCTGTTTCTAAAGAACGTACTTGGCAATTAACAGCAGCCAAAAATATATTACTGCAATATAGAAAACCTTCTACTCCCATAGTATTGGCGCGGAATATTGGCAGACCAGGACAAACTGTTAAAGTAATTACTCTTGACCAGCTAGCAGCAGATAGCGCCGATATGCGAACCGTGATTCTGGTAGGTTCCACACGAACCCGGTCTATTCAGCGTAGTGATGGTAGTATATCGGTTTATACACCCCGGCGATACACTACAGACTGA